A single region of the Thioalkalivibrio nitratireducens DSM 14787 genome encodes:
- a CDS encoding type II toxin-antitoxin system VapB family antitoxin: MPLQIANPEVVRKVDELAKATGLSKTAAVGRAVDRMLSELGGDARQADRLSALLAQLDRIPERADAYDPLSWDEHGLPR, from the coding sequence ATGCCGCTGCAAATCGCCAACCCCGAGGTCGTCCGCAAAGTGGATGAATTGGCCAAGGCCACCGGCCTTTCCAAGACCGCGGCCGTTGGCCGTGCGGTGGATCGGATGCTCAGCGAGTTGGGTGGCGATGCCCGCCAGGCAGATCGATTGTCCGCCTTGCTCGCCCAGCTCGACCGCATTCCCGAACGAGCCGACGCCTACGACCCCCTGAGCTGGGATGAGCACGGACTGCCTCGGTGA
- a CDS encoding DUF433 domain-containing protein — MNDLLRRITVNPAQCGGRPCVRGMRIRVTDVLDLLAQGLSTEQVLAEMPDLEAEDIAAALQYAARKLNHPILAA, encoded by the coding sequence ATGAATGACCTTCTGAGGAGAATCACCGTGAACCCCGCACAGTGCGGCGGTCGCCCCTGTGTGCGCGGCATGCGCATTCGGGTCACCGATGTATTGGACCTGCTGGCGCAGGGCCTCAGCACCGAGCAGGTCCTCGCCGAAATGCCCGATCTCGAGGCGGAGGACATCGCGGCCGCATTGCAGTACGCCGCACGCAAGCTCAATCACCCGATCCTGGCCGCATGA
- a CDS encoding UDP-glucuronic acid decarboxylase family protein — translation MHYALRKRALVTGGAGFLGSHLCERLLERGDDVLCVDNFFTGTKDNIVHLLNNPHFELIRHDVTFPLYVEVGEIYNLACPASPIHYQHDPVQTTKTSVHGAINMLGLAKRVKAKIFQASTSEVYGDPEIHPQEKTYWGRVNPIGPRACYDEGKRCAEPLFFDYHRQHALRIKVARMFNTYGPRMHPNDGRVVSNFIVQALNNRPITLYGDGSQTRSFCYVSDMVDGFLRLMDSPDDVTGPVNLGNPVEFSVRQLAEQIIELAGSSSDLILQHLPQDDPRQRPPDITLAREQLGWEPAIQLRTGLKATIAYFDALLRERAA, via the coding sequence CTTTGCGTCGACAACTTCTTCACCGGCACCAAGGACAACATCGTCCACCTGCTGAACAACCCGCATTTCGAACTCATCCGCCATGACGTGACCTTTCCGCTCTATGTCGAAGTGGGCGAGATCTACAACCTCGCCTGTCCGGCCTCGCCCATCCACTACCAGCACGATCCCGTGCAGACCACCAAGACCAGCGTGCACGGCGCGATCAACATGCTTGGCCTGGCCAAGCGGGTAAAGGCGAAGATCTTCCAGGCCTCCACCAGCGAGGTGTACGGCGACCCGGAGATACACCCGCAGGAAAAGACCTACTGGGGCCGCGTGAATCCCATCGGTCCGCGTGCCTGCTACGACGAGGGCAAGCGCTGTGCCGAGCCCCTGTTCTTCGACTACCACCGCCAGCACGCGCTGCGGATCAAGGTCGCGCGCATGTTCAACACCTACGGCCCACGCATGCACCCGAACGATGGGCGCGTGGTCTCGAACTTCATCGTGCAGGCACTGAACAACCGGCCCATCACCCTCTACGGCGACGGCAGCCAGACCCGTTCGTTCTGCTACGTGAGCGACATGGTCGACGGCTTCCTGCGGCTGATGGACAGCCCGGACGACGTGACCGGCCCTGTAAACCTGGGCAACCCGGTCGAGTTCAGCGTGCGCCAGCTCGCCGAGCAGATCATCGAATTGGCCGGTTCCAGCTCCGACCTGATCCTGCAGCACCTGCCACAGGACGACCCGCGGCAGCGCCCCCCGGACATCACCCTGGCCCGCGAGCAACTCGGCTGGGAGCCCGCCATCCAGCTGCGCACCGGCCTCAAGGCCACGATCGCCTATTTCGACGCCCTGCTCCGGGAGCGCGCGGCCTGA
- the galE gene encoding UDP-glucose 4-epimerase GalE has protein sequence MQVLVTGGAGYIGSHACKALARAGHLPVTYDNLSRGFRSAVRWGPLEEGDLNDRKRLEAVVARYRPEAVMHFAALSYVGESVAEPALYYRNNVAGSLTLLEVLVRHGVHHLVFSSTCATYGNPRQLPLREDHPQEPINPYGASKLMIERMLRDFGAAYGLRSLSLRYFNAAGADPDGEIGEMHDPETHLVPIALQAALGQREKIQVFGDDYDTPDGSCIRDYIHVTDLADAHLLALDYLRGGGASTHLNLGSGHGHSVFEVIDEARRVTGRPIAMEIAPRRPGDPPVLTATAARAREVLGWQPRHPELAAILEHAWAWHKNGSRASN, from the coding sequence ATGCAAGTCCTCGTGACCGGTGGTGCCGGCTACATTGGCAGCCATGCCTGCAAGGCGCTGGCGCGGGCCGGGCATCTGCCCGTGACCTACGACAACCTGAGCCGGGGCTTTCGCAGCGCGGTGCGCTGGGGACCGCTCGAAGAGGGAGACCTGAACGACCGCAAACGGCTCGAGGCCGTCGTTGCCCGCTACCGGCCCGAGGCCGTGATGCACTTCGCCGCGCTCTCCTACGTGGGCGAGTCGGTCGCCGAACCGGCGCTGTACTACCGCAACAACGTCGCCGGCAGCCTCACCCTGCTCGAGGTGCTGGTGCGGCACGGAGTGCACCACCTGGTGTTCTCCAGCACCTGCGCCACCTACGGCAACCCGCGACAGCTGCCGCTGCGCGAGGATCACCCGCAGGAGCCGATCAACCCCTATGGCGCGTCCAAGCTGATGATCGAGCGAATGCTGCGCGACTTCGGCGCTGCGTATGGCCTGCGCTCCCTGTCCCTGCGCTACTTCAACGCAGCGGGCGCGGATCCCGACGGCGAGATCGGCGAGATGCACGACCCGGAGACCCACTTGGTCCCCATCGCGCTGCAGGCCGCACTCGGCCAGCGCGAAAAGATCCAGGTGTTCGGCGACGACTACGACACCCCGGACGGAAGCTGCATCCGCGACTACATCCACGTGACCGACCTGGCCGACGCCCACCTGCTCGCGCTCGACTACCTGCGCGGCGGCGGCGCCAGCACTCACCTGAACCTGGGCAGTGGCCACGGCCACTCGGTGTTCGAGGTGATCGACGAGGCCCGGCGCGTCACCGGAAGGCCGATCGCGATGGAGATCGCCCCGCGCCGACCCGGCGACCCGCCCGTGCTCACGGCCACCGCAGCCCGTGCCCGCGAAGTCCTCGGGTGGCAGCCCCGCCACCCGGAACTCGCCGCCATCCTTGAGCACGCCTGGGCCTGGCACAAGAATGGGTCCCGGGCCTCGAACTGA
- a CDS encoding DUF5615 family PIN-like protein yields the protein MRIWVDAQLSPHLAPWLTERFGIEAYSVRRLGYRDATDEAIFAAAREADAVVMTKDRDFLNLLDAQGPPPRVIWITMGNTSNARMRAVLDSVFLEALASLRQGEAMVEITDLMP from the coding sequence ATGAGAATCTGGGTTGACGCCCAACTCTCTCCCCACCTCGCCCCCTGGCTCACCGAGCGCTTCGGTATCGAAGCATACTCCGTCCGCCGGCTGGGATACCGCGACGCCACCGACGAAGCCATCTTCGCGGCCGCGCGCGAAGCCGATGCGGTGGTGATGACCAAGGATCGCGATTTTCTGAACCTCCTCGATGCACAGGGACCTCCACCAAGGGTGATCTGGATCACCATGGGAAACACCTCCAACGCCCGCATGCGGGCCGTGTTGGACTCAGTATTCCTCGAGGCACTTGCTTCGCTGCGCCAAGGCGAGGCGATGGTGGAGATCACTGATCTCATGCCCTGA
- a CDS encoding ABC-2 type transporter-like protein, with amino-acid sequence MFRDIWRGRGVAWRLAVRDISAQYRQTALGLMWALILPLANTAVWIFLNGSGIVQVSVTRRDLTPCV; translated from the coding sequence ATGTTCCGGGACATCTGGCGAGGCCGTGGCGTCGCCTGGCGGCTCGCGGTGCGCGACATCAGCGCCCAGTACCGCCAGACCGCTCTGGGCCTCATGTGGGCGTTGATCCTACCGCTCGCGAACACCGCCGTGTGGATCTTCCTGAACGGTTCCGGCATCGTGCAAGTCAGTGTTACCAGGCGAGACCTGACCCCATGCGTGTGA